The genomic segment cgcagtaataatcgacagattaatcgatcatcaaattaatcgttagttgcagccctaatatatatatatatatatatatatatatatatatatatatatatatatatatatatatatatatgtatgtatgtatgtatgtatatctatttatataaatatttttttattgttttatttatatatgtgtatatatgtatatatataaaaatataaaataaaaattatatatagaaatatatatatatatatatacacgtattattatttttttaaatgttatatatatatatatataaaataaaaaatatataaatatctttatacatccatccattttctaccgcttattcccttcggggtcgcagggggtgctggagtctatctcagctactatatatatatatatatatatatatatatatatatatatatatatatatatatatatatatatacatatatatatatatatatatatacatatacatatatatatatatatatatatatatatatatatatatatatatatatatatatatgtatgtttatatatatatttatataaatatttttttattgttttatttatatatgtgtatatatatatatatatataaaataaaaattatatatagaaatatatatatatatatacgttgtttttttttaaaatgttatatatatatatatatataaaataaaaaatatataaatatctatatatatccatccattcatccattttctaccgcttattcccttcggggtcgcagggggtgctggagtctatctcagctactatatatatatgtatatatatatatgtatatatatatatatatatatatatatatatatatatatatatatatatatatatatatatatatatatatatatatatatttgagcttcaagcacacctgtgaagtgaaaagcattttaaggtgactacctcttgaagctcatccagagaatgccaggagtgtgcaaagcagtaatcagagcaaagggtggctattttgaagaaactagaatataaaacatgttctcagttatttcacctttttttgttaagtacataactcaacCTCTCATCAATGCTTTTGGTGCTCACACCTGAAAATTAAAAACTGAAATCATCATAACACAGACAAGGTTTTATTATGATGCTTTGTGGTGTCGTGACATCTCACCGTGGTCTCTCTTCGCGCAGGTGGCGGACTAAAGACGATGCTGGATGTCATGGAAGTTCCAAGTCATGCGAGGGATCTCCTCCTGCAGCTCAACAGTCAGCGCACCAAAGGCTTCCTGTGCGACGTCATCATCGTGGTGCAGAACGCCCTTTTCAGGGCACACAAGAACATTCTGGCGGCCAGCAGCCTCTACTTGAAGTCTTTGGTGGTCCACGACAATCTCATCAACCTCGACCACGAGATGGTGAGTCCCGGGGTCTTCCGGGTGATTCTGGACTACATCTACACAGGACGCCTCACAGAAGGGGACCCCGCCTCTCCCTCTGAGCCCAACCTGGGCGCCGTCTTGGCCGCGGCCAGCTATCTTCAGCTGCTTGACTTAGTGGCTCTGTGCAAAAAGAAGCTGAAAAGGAACGGCAAGTACCCTCCTCGCACTGGGCCTGCCTTCCTCACCTATGCAAAAATGGGGCCTGGTTTGGGTTTAGGCAGTGGAGGTCGGTACAGGGTGTCCACACCTGTCATCCAGCCATGCCCTCCTGGGGGGATTATGAACAGCCACACACCCCGGCCTCCCCCACTCGAGGAGCTGGTTCCCCATCGGCTTGCCATCCATGCTGGTGAGCTGTACGCTCCCACCTCCACTCAAAGCTCCCACATGTTCCCGTCCATGCAGTCGGTTCTGCCGGCCCAGCTTGGCCTACGTTCAGCGCTTCCGGAGAGAAACCGCTCCCCCAACTATGGCCTTGATCTCTCCAAGAAGAGTCCTAACTCCCAGTCCCAGCACACTCTCTCCCAGTCGCATGTGGTCAGCAACCACAATGACGAGGAGCGAGATGGGACCCCGAACGGACGCACCAGTCCCACGAACGCAAGAGCCTTCCCCTCggaaaaaatggagacaacagATCAGACTCTAACCCCACCACCATTCCCCCATCACAATCATCCACTCGGCCCCCATCTCCCTCACCTCCATCGTTCGAGATCACAGGGTACGGAGCGCTACCCGTGCCCCGCGAGCCCGGACACCCCCACTGAAAACGGGGAGTCCGGGAGAGAGGTGGGTAACATCTATCGCTGGGTGAAACATGAGCCTCTGGCATACACAGGTGAAgacgaggaggaagaagaggaggaggaggacggggGCGAGAATGGAGAGCGGCGACACAATCACAACAAGATTGGCGAGGAAAGCGAGGGCCCGGACGACAAGAGCGGCTCTGGCACTGAGGAGACGGGCAGCAGCGAAGGTCGCCCATCCCCTTCAGGTCCAATGGGGAGGTTCCACGTGCCGTACGAGCCGGAGAGTTTTGGGGACAACCTGTATGTCTGCATTCCCTGTGACAAGGGCTTTCCAAGCTCAGAGCAGCTCAACGCGCATGTGGAAACGCACACAGAGGAGGAGCTGTATGGCAACTCAGGCGGGGAGCTGGCAAACAGCAACAACAGCAAGAGCATCAACAACAGCACCAATGGCTACGGGGGCTTGAGCAGCACCAACAGTCTGAACAGCCTGTCCCACCTGGAGACAAAGTCCAGTCAAGCTTTGGCTTCGGGGGCCATAGCGGAGATGATCCGGCCATACCGCTGCTCCTCCTGCGAAAAGTCCTACAAAGACCCCGCCACTCTGCGTCAGCACGAGAAAACCCACTGGCTGACCCGGCCGTACCCCTGCAGCATCTGCGGCAAGAAGTTCACGCAGCGCGGAACCATGACTCGCCACATGCGCAGCCACCTGGGCCTCAAGCCTTTCGCCTGCGACTCCTGCGGGATGCGCTTCACCCGCCAGTACCGCCTCACCGAGCACATGCGCATCCACTCCGGGGAGAAGCCTTATGAGTGCCAAGTGTGCGGAGGGAAGTTTGCCCAGCAGCGCAATCTGATCAGTCACATGAAGATGCACAGCAGCGGGGGCTCCGTGGGGGGTCTCGCCACCGAAGGAAAACTGAAGCTGGACTTTGCCGAGGGCATATACCCACTGAGCAAGTACACGGCGGAGCATCTGGGGCTGAAACCGGAGAAGGCCAACGAGCTCCTCATCCAGGCGCAGCAGCAGCTGGTCGCCGACGCCAAGGCCATGGAGAGCCTCTACCCGCTCTCCAAATTAGCTTCCGAGCACCTCGGAGGCCTCGTCCACGACAAGATGGACGGTCTGTGCCAAGTTCTGCCCCCTCCCCAACAAGCTCTCTCTGAGGCCCGCACCATTGACCGCTACTCGCCCAGCTAATAGCACACAGCCCCACGCCAAGGCCGAGCCCCGGATGCCACATGCAGTATTCTGACACCGCGCACCTCAACTGAATCTGCACCCCAGACTGGAGAGACGTCAGTCTGCCGGTGCACGCCAAACTGTGTTGACTGTAAGTGCCTTTCTACGCATCTAACCTTTTGAAGCCTCCTTCCTCGAGGAGCACCGTGCTATCTCTCCTGTGACCAAGGGACACTCGCTTGACAGAAGCacagtatttatgtgtgtgtttgcagATATTGAGCCAAAGCAACAAAttgaaaaccaaaaaaaaaaagaaagaaagaaaaaaaaaagcttatttatttttttgtatgatGAAATCCAAAGAGAAACCTTTACCCTTAAGCCTGTGTTTATACAAACAAATGCACATAAAGGACAAGATTCAGGGTTTTTGTCCAGATCTTGTAGCAAATAATAAAGTCAACTATTCTGGACTTTAAAAGAATgggaagatccatccatccatccatccatgcatccattttcttccgcttatccgaggataagcccagacttccctctccccagccacttggtccagctcctcccgggggatcccgaggcgttcccaggccagccgggagacatagtcttcccaacgtgtcctgggtcttccccgtggcctcctaccggtccggCATGCCCTAAAcacttcgggtggcatcctgaccagatgcccgaaccacctcatctggctcc from the Nerophis lumbriciformis linkage group LG17, RoL_Nlum_v2.1, whole genome shotgun sequence genome contains:
- the hic1 gene encoding hypermethylated in cancer 1 protein, translated to MIIEADLDGMAADLGHAGGGLKTMLDVMEVPSHARDLLLQLNSQRTKGFLCDVIIVVQNALFRAHKNILAASSLYLKSLVVHDNLINLDHEMVSPGVFRVILDYIYTGRLTEGDPASPSEPNLGAVLAAASYLQLLDLVALCKKKLKRNGKYPPRTGPAFLTYAKMGPGLGLGSGGRYRVSTPVIQPCPPGGIMNSHTPRPPPLEELVPHRLAIHAGELYAPTSTQSSHMFPSMQSVLPAQLGLRSALPERNRSPNYGLDLSKKSPNSQSQHTLSQSHVVSNHNDEERDGTPNGRTSPTNARAFPSEKMETTDQTLTPPPFPHHNHPLGPHLPHLHRSRSQGTERYPCPASPDTPTENGESGREVGNIYRWVKHEPLAYTGEDEEEEEEEEDGGENGERRHNHNKIGEESEGPDDKSGSGTEETGSSEGRPSPSGPMGRFHVPYEPESFGDNLYVCIPCDKGFPSSEQLNAHVETHTEEELYGNSGGELANSNNSKSINNSTNGYGGLSSTNSLNSLSHLETKSSQALASGAIAEMIRPYRCSSCEKSYKDPATLRQHEKTHWLTRPYPCSICGKKFTQRGTMTRHMRSHLGLKPFACDSCGMRFTRQYRLTEHMRIHSGEKPYECQVCGGKFAQQRNLISHMKMHSSGGSVGGLATEGKLKLDFAEGIYPLSKYTAEHLGLKPEKANELLIQAQQQLVADAKAMESLYPLSKLASEHLGGLVHDKMDGLCQVLPPPQQALSEARTIDRYSPS